In Papaver somniferum cultivar HN1 chromosome 1, ASM357369v1, whole genome shotgun sequence, a genomic segment contains:
- the LOC113306986 gene encoding beta-glucuronosyltransferase GlcAT14A-like — protein MGAINIEKKWVLSFFISSFMCVFLLVTSFNLGLVSSLDRINSIFSIFSRGVSGNQTDNPAFIEAKLKQPPPAPAAPSVPRFAYLVSGSKGDLEKLWRTLKALYHPWNHYIVHLDLESSVEERLELASRVEREPIFVKTGNVYMIKKANMVTYRGPTMVSNTLHASAILLRKSKEWDWFINLSASDYPLVTQDDLLSTFTTVNRTLNFIEHTSRLGWKEGQRAKPVIIDPGLYGTTKQDVFWTTEKREVPTAYKLFTGSAWMIISRSFVEYIIWGWDNLPRTLLMYYSNFLSSPEGYFHTIICNVPEFAETAVNHDMHYISWDNPPKQHPHVLNINDTFKMICSGAPFARKFKRDDPVLDKIDKDLLHRENNSFTPGGWCSGNPPCSEVGEPNKLKPGPGARRLGTLMSRIVYSPRFNQTQCK, from the exons ATGGGAGCCATAAATATTGAGAAGAAATGGGTGCTTTCTTTCTTCATAAGCTCCTTTATGTGTGTCTTTCTCCTTGTTACTTCTTTCAACCTAGGTCTTGTTTCTTCATTAGATAGAATCAattcaattttttcaattttctCAAGAGGTGTATCTGGGAACCAAACAGACAATCCTGCCTTTATTGAAGCAAAACTTAAACAACCTCCTCCAGCACCAGCAGCACCTTCTGTTCCACGATTTGCTTATCTGGTTTCTGGATCAAAGGGTGATCTAGAGAAGCTTTGGAGAACTCTAAAAGCTTTATATCATCCATGGAATCATTACATAGTGCATCTGGACTTAGAGTCATCGGTTGAAGAGAGATTGGAGCTTGCTTCTCGGGTAGAGAGGGAACCAATTTTCGTCAAGACTGGGAATGTTTACATGATAAAGAAAGCAAACATGGTCACTTACAGAGGACCCACGATGGTTTCCAATACACTTCATGCGTCTGCAATTCTTCTCAGGAAAAGCAAAGAATGGGACTGGTTTATAAATCTTAGCGCCTCGGATTACCCTCTTGTGACACAAGATG ATCTTCTCTCCACTTTTACGACAGTGAACAGAACACTGAATTTTATAGAACACACAAGTCGGTTAGGGTGGAAGGA GGGTCAAAGGGCAAAACCTGTCATTATTGATCCAGGGCTATATGGAACAACAAAACAGGATGTTTTCTGGACTACAGAAAAGAGAGAGGTGCCAACAGCATATAAACTGTTTACAG GTTCAGCATGGATGATTATATCTCGTTCGTTTGTGGAATATATTATATGGGGCTGGGATAACTTGCCAAGAACACTCCTTATGTACTACTCCAACTTCTTATCTTCTCCTGAAGGGTATTTCCACACAATCATCTGCAATGTGCCCGAATTCGCAGAAACTGCAGTCAACCATGATATGCATTATATTTCATGGGACAATCCCCCAAAACAGCATCCTCATGTTCTGAACATAAATGATACGTTTAAGATGATTTGCAGTGGTGCTCCATTTGCTCGGAAATTTAAGCGAGATGACCCCGTCTTGGATAAGATTGACAAAGATCTTCTTCACCGCGAAAATAACAGCTTCACTCCAGGGGGTTGGTGTTCTGGCAACCCTCCATGTTCTGAGGTTGGGGAGCCTAATAAGCTCAAACCAGGACCAGGAGCGCGTAGACTTGGCACCCTCATGTCTCGAATAGTCTATTCCCCGAGATTTAATCAAACCCAGTGTAAATAA
- the LOC113353564 gene encoding uncharacterized protein LOC113353564 — protein sequence MVTNYHRSIGPPRCSLKIDLKKAYDTMSWQVVLITMKNMRFPDKFIHWIFLCMSIIKYSVLTNGSPYGFFFGAKRGLRQGCPLSPYLFVIVMQIFNNIPRKHVDNGSYGFHSRCSLTKLTHLCFADDLLVFFKGSITAATTLSFYSGMKLNKQKAYFYTFPIDPYVLEDIIACLDCSSDKLHVRYLGAPLLFTRLSYADCLPLISKVPARFKSWKSKKLAFPERVRLIKVVLTSMVQFWSTCYILPKRAILELNSIFKRFLWSGSELGKKHNPVRWDTICLSYEEGDLGIKDLKTSNLRHIWDIVSGKNSIWTHWVHRNLIKNKDFWLLHILHDASWCQRRILERKSLAQDQLGHIIENGDKTKFLTDNWHSKGKLIDWLMKLSLKTMFLILMQWYLITLSMEIESEAHMFHECPFSALIWNDLQLKMEYSRGLYISWEVEIQWCLAHFSGSDLVSSIKNMVFAGFIYQIWRERERGITKKLLKRSAQLIKWIGPKRNAIMINSDESLKETTAGFNVILRTDQGVDCTFGGCSHVLVATHELQGVELGLQLACQLQIHMIHINIDSIVVFLLLKHIDPNPPWNMYYIWKRVMALLKLFENVEIRHCFRETNKAAYLLASYHPSTIFVRLNSEQFSQELQAILLEDKNGKIYLR from the exons ATGGTTACAAACTATCACAGATCCATTGGCCCTCCTAGATGTTCTCTTAAGATTGACCTCAAGAAAGCCTATGATACTATGAGTTGGCAAGTTGTTTTGATTACCATGAAGAACATGAGGTTTCCTGACAAGTTCATTCATTGGATCTTCTTATGTATGTCTATTATTAAGTATTCTGTTTTAACTAATGGCTCCCCTTATGGGTTTTTTTTTGGTGCTAAAAGAGGATTGAGGCAGGGATGTCCTTTATCTCCTTATCTTTTTGTCATTGTTATGCAAATCTTCAACAACATTCCGAGGAAACATGTGGATAATGGCTCTTATGGTTTTCACTCAAGATGTTCCCTGACAAAGCTCACTCATTTGTGTTTTGCTGATGATTTGTTAGTCTTCTTTAAAGGCTCTATTACTGCTGCTACCACTCTCAGCTTCTACTCTGGaatgaaactaaacaagcaaAAAGCTTATTTCTATACTTTTCCCATTGATCCATATGTTTTAGAAGATATCATAGCTTGCCTTGATTGTTCATCTGACAAATTGCATGTTAGATATCTTGGAGCGCCTTTACTATTTACCAGACTATCCTATGCTGACTGCCTCCCTCTTATCTCTAAAGTTCCTGCCAGATTTAAATCTTGGAAATCTAAGAAGCTTGCTTTCCCTGAGAGAGTGAGATTAATCAAAGTTGTTCTTACAAGTATGGTCCAATTTTGGTCCACTTGTTATATTCTCCCTAAAAGAGccattttggagttgaattctatTTTTAAGAGATTCTTATGGTCTGGCTCTGAGCTTGGCAAGAAGCATAACCCCGTTAGATGGGATACTATTTGTTTATCTTATGAAGAAGGGGACTTGGGTATCAAGGATCTAAAAACTTCAAATTTGAGACATATATGGGATATTGTTTCTGGTAAAAACTCTATATGGACTCATTGGGTGCATAGGAATCTCATAAAGAATAAAGATTTCTGGTTATTACATATTCTTCATGATGCCTCATGGTGCCAGAGAAGAATCCTTGAGCGTAAATCTCTTGCTCAAGATCAGTTAGGTCATATTATAGAGAATGGGGATAAGACAAAATTTCTTACTGACAATTGGCATTCTAAAGGCAAACTGATTGACTGGTTGATGAAGCTGTCATTGAAGACTATGTTCCTAATTCTGATGCAATGGTATCTGATTACATTATCGATG GAAATTGAATCTGAAGCTCACATGTTTCATGAGTGCCCTTTCTCTGCTCTCATTTGGAATGACTTACAACTGAAGATGGAATATTCTAGAGGCCTATATATATCTTGGGAGGTTGAAATTCAATGGTGCTTAGCTCACTTTTCAGGTAGTGACCTTGTAAGCTCTATTAAGAATATGGTGTTTGCTGGATTTATTTACCAGatatggagagagagagagagaggaataACAAAAAAATTGCTAAAAAGAAGTGCTCAGCTCATCAA ATGGATTGGTCCTAAAAGGAATGCTATTATGATAAATTCAGATGAGTCTCTTAAAGAAACTACTGCTGGTTTTAATGTCATCCTTAGAACTGATCAGGGAGTGGATTGTACTTTTGGTGGTTGCAGCCATGTGTTAGTTGCTACTCATGAACTTCAAGGGGTTGAGTTGGGTCTGCAGCTTGCTTGTCAGTTACAGATTCATATGATTCATATTAATATTGATTCTATAGTCGTCTTCCTTCTTTTAAAACATATTGATCCTAATCCTCCATGGAATATGTACTATATCTGGAAAAGAGTTATGGCTTTGTTGAAATTATTTGAAAATGTGGAGATCAGACATTGTTTCAGGGAAACTAACAAAGCAGCATACCTTTTGGCCAGTTACCACCCTAGTACAATATTTGTGAGATTGAATTCTGAGCAGTTCAGTCAGGAGCTACAGGCTATTCTTCTTGAAGACAAAAATGGGAAAATCTATCTGAGGTAG
- the LOC113353572 gene encoding uncharacterized protein LOC113353572, with translation MVNLLHNLSKRVLEEQRDETSTIRENQFPWKKFWAAKRVAPKIKTFIWRAIYNGIGVAEKVGRFVDGVLKDCNFCSSAIESVEHMLIHCNFAKAVWFASPQGLRLQENHQLNLQRMIELWIRNNDNEYCPAMGMAICRGTRNTKVFENKNISIQGTLAIAIYWFNMYYNFSDEGETEAEEGNNPESLPSVSATWEPPPDPFIKVNVDAAWKDGSYACVAVARDNNSVCCGAGTRTGTTDSVVYAEADGFLLVAELSKWLNFDVVIIEGDSQVVVNNLTGAARSIPWRIWKLKDDTLKLMASFNNNSFIKFVPKKDNTTTHSLAAYAFTHKVQARWTRFNIPSDVVTFSYVTT, from the coding sequence ATGGTGAATTTACTGCACAATCTTTCCAAAAGAGTGCTTGAGGAACAAAGGGATGAAACTTCTACTATCAGAGAAAACCAATTTCCATGGAAGAAATTCTGGGCAGCTAAGAGAGTGGCCCCCAAGATCAAAACTTTCATCTGGAGAGCAATCTACAATGGCATAGGTGTGGCTGAAAAGGTTGGAAGATTCGTTGATGGCGTCTTGAAGGACTGCAACTTCTGCTCAAGTGCGATTGAATCCGTGGAACATATGTTGATTCACTGTAATTTTGCCAAAGCAGTCTGGTTTGCTTCTCCTCAAGGATTACGACTACAAGAGAATCATCAACTGAACCTGCAAAGAATGATCGAGCTTTGGATCCGTAATAATGACAATGAATATTGTCCGGCAATGGGAATGGCAATATGCCGGGGAACACGAAACACCAAAGTTTTCGAAAACAAAAACATCAGTATCCAAGGTACTCTAGCCATTGCAATATACTGGTTCAACATGTACTATAACTTCTCAGATGAGGGGGAGACTGAAGCGGAAGAAGGAAACAATCCTGAATCCTTACCTAGTGTCTCTGCAACATGGGAACCTCCACCCGATCCTTTTATTAAGGTTAATGTAGACGCTGCCTGGAAAGATGGCTCCTATGCCTGCGTTGCGGTGGCCAGAGATAACAATAGTGTGTGTTGTGGAGCAGGAACTAGAACTGGTACAACTGATTCAGTCGTATACGCAGAAGCTGACGGATTCCTTCTAGTTGCTGAACTTTCCAAATGGTTAAACTTCGATGTCGTCATTATAGAAGGTGATAGTCAAGTAGTTGTTAACAACCTCACTGGTGCTGCGAGATCGATCCCTTGGAGAATCTGGAAATTAAAAGACGATACTCTAAAGTTGATGGCTTCTTTTAACAACAACAGTTTTATCAAATTTGTGCCGAAAAAAGACAATACTACAACTCATTCCCTTGCGGCTTATGCTTTTACTCATAAAGTCCAAGCTAGATGGACTAGATTCAATATCCCAAGTGATGTTGTTACTTTCTCCTATGTAACAACTTAG